One part of the Thermodesulfovibrio sp. 3462-1 genome encodes these proteins:
- the amrB gene encoding AmmeMemoRadiSam system protein B: MLRRKPAVAGYFYPSNPKELLYEMEEYMPSQAKVNARGAICPHAGYVYSGHVAGSVYSRISPRETFILLGPNHTGYGAEISLMTEGQWDIPLGSLKINEELAKKIMEKSSATEDTEAHLYEHSLEVQLPFIYKLNPQAQIVPITLKMLSLKDCLSLAQGIAKAVEELTLKDKVIVIASTDMSHYLPDDLARKVDALVIEKIKAFDPEGVYNTVLEHGISMCGVIPTTVMLQATKLLGAKEVQIIKYATSAEVSRDYDKVVGYLGAIVI; this comes from the coding sequence ATGCTCAGAAGAAAGCCAGCAGTTGCAGGGTATTTTTATCCATCAAATCCTAAAGAACTTTTATATGAAATGGAAGAATACATGCCCTCACAGGCAAAAGTAAATGCTCGTGGTGCCATATGTCCTCATGCAGGATATGTTTATTCAGGTCATGTAGCAGGTTCAGTATACTCAAGAATTTCTCCTCGGGAAACCTTTATTCTTCTTGGACCAAATCATACTGGTTATGGAGCAGAGATTTCTTTGATGACCGAGGGGCAATGGGATATTCCTCTTGGAAGTTTAAAAATAAATGAAGAACTTGCAAAAAAAATCATGGAAAAATCTTCTGCTACAGAAGACACGGAGGCTCATCTTTATGAACACTCTCTGGAAGTGCAGCTTCCTTTTATTTATAAACTCAATCCTCAGGCTCAGATTGTGCCGATAACATTAAAAATGCTTTCACTTAAAGACTGTCTCAGTTTAGCACAGGGCATTGCTAAAGCAGTGGAAGAACTCACTCTTAAAGATAAAGTTATTGTTATTGCAAGCACAGATATGAGCCATTATTTACCAGATGATCTTGCAAGAAAGGTTGATGCTCTGGTAATTGAAAAAATTAAAGCCTTTGATCCAGAGGGAGTTTACAACACTGTATTAGAGCATGGAATATCAATGTGTGGAGTAATTCCCACCACAGTAATGCTTCAGGCAACAAAACTTCTTGGTGCAAAGGAAGTTCAAATTATTAAATATGCAACCTCTGCTGAAGTTAGCAGAGACTATGATAAAGTTGTAGGATATCTCGGTGCAATTGTCATCTAA
- a CDS encoding molybdenum cofactor guanylyltransferase produces the protein MSSKLPLTGVILAGGKSSRMKINKCLLSFNNRRLIEILLINLKEIFEDLFIVTNFPEAYFYTGVPLIGDIYPFKGPMAGIHVALKNSKYDVFAFACDMPFVKKEIIYFLGGKHISQKNNITVGCYNEKIYPLPGIYSKEMLNELENLLKEDKLSMIRLIKDVHAQTVDVANLDEEGLSFINVNTEEDLKFLEKGGKKCLD, from the coding sequence TTGTCATCTAAGCTGCCTCTGACAGGTGTGATACTTGCTGGTGGAAAATCTTCACGAATGAAAATTAATAAATGTTTACTCTCTTTTAATAACCGCAGGCTTATTGAAATTCTTCTCATAAACTTAAAAGAAATATTTGAAGATCTTTTCATCGTTACAAACTTTCCTGAAGCATATTTTTATACTGGAGTACCTCTCATTGGAGATATTTATCCTTTTAAAGGACCAATGGCAGGAATTCATGTTGCATTGAAAAACTCAAAATACGATGTCTTTGCCTTTGCCTGCGATATGCCTTTTGTTAAAAAAGAAATCATCTATTTTCTTGGTGGAAAACATATTTCTCAAAAAAACAACATAACTGTTGGCTGTTATAATGAAAAAATTTATCCTTTACCAGGGATTTATTCAAAAGAGATGCTGAATGAATTAGAAAATTTACTTAAAGAAGACAAGCTCAGCATGATTAGACTTATTAAAGATGTGCATGCTCAGACAGTTGATGTTGCAAATTTAGATGAAGAAGGGTTATCTTTTATTAATGTAAACACAGAAGAAGATTTAAAATTTCTTGAAAAAGGAGGCAAAAAATGTTTGGATTAG
- a CDS encoding twin-arginine translocase TatA/TatE family subunit, giving the protein MFGLGTQELMLILIIVVILFGATRLPQIGKGIGEAIRNFKKATSEKDEIDVTPKKDEEKK; this is encoded by the coding sequence ATGTTTGGATTAGGAACACAGGAATTAATGCTTATTCTCATAATAGTGGTTATTCTTTTCGGAGCAACAAGACTACCACAGATTGGCAAAGGAATTGGAGAGGCTATAAGGAACTTTAAAAAAGCAACCTCTGAAAAGGACGAGATTGATGTAACTCCAAAAAAGGATGAAGAGAAAAAATAA
- the alr gene encoding alanine racemase — protein MRLLEAEIDLKALIHNFHTVKAIVKPINPSCRIIAIVKADAYGHGAVEVTRALEKKCFAFGVAFFEEAAILREAGIKSKIIVLFDREVEGIFKYNLTPVVFDFKQAQLLSKQAHKKAVNLSVHVKVETGMGRLGIYNAPCETIKKIAQLPNIKIEGVMSHLSEAENKEWTTEQIRKFKEIQRCIVNLGISPVFHIANSQGIKYPEALFDAVRPGLMLYGYGQNFEKELKPCMKVKTKIIDIRRLPKGSPISYGRTFITKKNSVIGVIPVGYADGYFRKLTNRAKVIVRGKKVPVVGTVCMDLTMIDLTDIREVKVDDEVILLGDLGNEKITAQDIAEWAETIPYEVLTSLGSHAKRKYIREEVC, from the coding sequence GTGAGACTTCTTGAAGCAGAGATAGATTTAAAAGCATTAATTCACAACTTTCATACAGTTAAAGCTATTGTCAAGCCAATTAATCCATCCTGCAGGATAATAGCAATTGTAAAAGCAGATGCCTATGGACATGGAGCAGTAGAGGTTACCCGTGCTCTTGAAAAAAAATGCTTTGCCTTTGGAGTGGCTTTTTTTGAAGAAGCTGCCATATTACGAGAAGCAGGAATAAAATCAAAAATTATTGTTCTCTTTGACAGAGAAGTGGAAGGTATATTTAAATACAATCTTACTCCAGTGGTCTTTGATTTTAAACAGGCTCAGCTGCTTTCAAAACAGGCTCACAAAAAAGCAGTTAATCTCTCTGTTCATGTTAAAGTTGAGACAGGTATGGGAAGACTTGGAATTTATAATGCACCATGCGAAACAATTAAAAAAATTGCTCAATTACCAAATATAAAAATTGAAGGTGTCATGAGTCATCTTTCAGAGGCAGAAAACAAAGAATGGACAACAGAACAGATAAGAAAATTTAAAGAGATTCAAAGATGCATTGTTAATCTTGGAATTAGCCCTGTTTTCCACATTGCAAACTCTCAAGGAATCAAATATCCTGAGGCTTTATTTGATGCAGTAAGGCCAGGACTCATGCTTTATGGATACGGTCAAAACTTTGAAAAAGAATTAAAACCATGCATGAAAGTTAAAACAAAAATTATTGACATAAGAAGGCTTCCGAAGGGTTCACCAATAAGTTATGGAAGAACTTTTATAACCAAAAAAAATAGCGTTATTGGAGTTATTCCAGTGGGATATGCTGATGGATATTTCAGAAAATTAACTAATAGAGCAAAGGTTATTGTCAGAGGGAAAAAAGTGCCAGTTGTGGGCACAGTTTGCATGGACCTTACAATGATAGACCTTACAGATATCCGAGAGGTAAAAGTGGATGATGAGGTGATTTTGCTCGGAGACTTAGGAAATGAAAAAATTACAGCTCAGGATATAGCAGAATGGGCAGAGACAATACCATATGAAGTGTTAACTTCCTTAGGAAGCCATGCAAAAAGAAAATATATTAGGGAGGAAGTATGTTAG